From the genome of Cryptococcus decagattii chromosome 8, complete sequence:
ACTGGACCGCCCAACTTGAAAAAGAACGCCAAGAAGAAATCAAAGTCATCTCCGACGCATGTATCGCCCTCAACCGCGATCTATTCGAGATTGCACCGGATGGACATTGTATGTACGCTGCTATCGGGGACCAACTTGGGTTACTTGGTATCATCTCCGCCGAGGATGCCGCCGAGTCCCGGGTGATCCGGAGAAAGGCTGCGGACTATATGCTTTCCCATCCTGATGATTTTATGCCGTTCCTCCCTTCCACCGCGGGGGAAGATACGCCTGATGCGACTTCGGATGGGATGATCACCCCCTCTGGGTTTGCACAGTACTGTAAAACTGTGGCCGAGACGGGCGAGTGGGGAGGGGAACCAGAGATCGAGGCGTTGAGTAGGGCGTATGGGATACCGATCCATGTGATTCAGAGAGGACCGCCGACTGTTGTTTCGCatggaggaaaagatgatTCATTTGGAGGTGGTTTGACGGCGGAAGAGAGTGCCAAGCAAGGGGAGAGGGTGGTGAGGATTAGTTATCATAAGCGGATGTATGGGTTGGGCGAGGTGAGTGTCGAATGTTTTCCCCTCTTTCGTTGGCAATCTCGAGGGGGGACGGACGCTGATGGTTGTGTAGCATTATAACAGTCTCAGACCTGTTGCTTAGATTGCGCCATATCGAACGACAAGTCTTTAGAGCGGAAGCAGCAGAAGCGAAGAAACCCAAATAGCACAAAATCTGGAGGCGTTTAATCCGAAATATGTGGGAATTAACACAAAGATAAATTAGAATAAGGATACATGTGAGACAAGATCACACGATATGCATTGGTCTTTTTGTATGTGCCTTTTCTGTTGCTTGTGTTTTTCGCTATTTCACATTTGATTGCATCGCAGATGGCTTTTCTatatttcttctttttctaaCTCCGCCTGAACCCCTCTTCTCTCGGAATTTGCCCAAAATAACTAAACTATATTCGTGTATTGTGTATTGATGTTGAATCTTGATTAAGGATTTCTCTAGGACAACTTGTTATCTCAAGAACCGAACTTCCTCCAAGATCCCTTCCAGCACCTCCCCTCTTTTCTCCCACAatccctttcttcccctcgtctctctccttccctcttcctctccctctaCCCGCGCCTCCGCCCCCGCCCCAGTCCCCGTCCTCGAACTCGACCTCAAACCCAGCCCGTCGCGGCCAGGCTTGATAGCACCCACAGCTTTACTCAGTGCCCAACAAAAAAGAGGCGGGCAACCTTCCCACGCTAGGATTGGGAAGTGGGAGGGGTTTAGCCCTGTGTAGAGACCCCAGCTGTAGCGGCCGTCGTGCATTGGTGGCGAGGGTGGTGACGAGGCAGAGGGAGAGGTGGAACGGCCGGATATGGGGGAGGGGGATTGCTGGTGCGGGAAGGCGGAGTACGTGGTGCTGTCTGTCGAACATTGTCTTGCCCTATGATCGGCactttctcctccactctcACCATTTGTACCATACCCCAATCCGAGCGAATACGCTcgctcatcttcctccacctcggCTTCATCCCCACTCCCTACCCGTGGTTTGTACCCCTTGACTGCATCAACACATAATCCCTCGATCCCTGTTTTGGCGCCAATGAGAAACAGGTCAAGCGCACAGATTTCGCGGGAAAAGTGAGCTTTGGTGAGAGCGTGGTGCCGGAGGTGGGCGGTGAGAAGGGAGAGCGGGAGGGGGCAGTCGTATTtttggaggaagaggagggtggagaggaggtggaggttgaTGGTGGTGGGGTGCGAGAGGATGTAGTCATCGAgagtggaaggaggagaggaggagtgGAGGTGGCTGTGTAAGTGCGGGAAGGAGGGGGAcagggaagaagagggtgggagagggtggggagagatgaggaagagaaaaagacgGATGGCATCGGATGTCTCGCATTCCTCGTCGGAAAAGTGGATGGTGAtaggtgatgaagaggaaggcgaacgtgaagaagaaaaggtaGAGTCAATCTGTATGGCATCACGTAAGGCAATactatttttttttggatTTTCGTTTTCATGTCAATGATCGTCTCGTAGCcggaaggaagaaaaggctCACCTCTGCGAGAGGATGTGGTAAGCTGGTACATGAAAAGTGACATTATCGCTACTGACGAGCACAATTTCCGCGGACGGATCACACCACACTGTATCTACCACAGGAGGCACTTGTTCTCCTCGTTTGACAGGTTCCTGTCCCTCATCTTGTTCGGTCTCGTCTTCTACAGTCCATACATATGCCTGTCCGGGCTTATTGGAGAGTGTTTGATCGCTGTTGATGGAGTATGGGGGGGTACGAGGGgtgggatgaagatggaggtggaggtggttGGTGGGGGCAGGACTTAGAGCTTGCTGCGGTTGGTCAGATATATCTGGCGTTGACGATGGCGACTGGAATGCCATATCTTGTCAGGCGGAAAGCGAAGTAAGGTGAAATATATGGACTCTTATGTGTACAACAAATGGAGCTCTTAATTATATACCAAGCATAAATGATCATAACACTATTCCCACAATGACAAACTGGAGGAGAAATGTGGAGGCTAATGGTGAAAATGAGGATTCGACGGTCGTGATCTCCTTTCGACATTTCGATGATGGCGTGGGATACATTACTTGAAATACCTTGTAGAGAGGGGGGAAAAGAGAGTTTCCTTTGTTTAACCGTGAATGAGGGCCCTGGAGGGTACTCGGGTGACTGTTTAAGATAAGGGTCTTATACGGGGGTTTGAGGAGTGATTGTGCCATTTGCGATGTCATCTCTTGCTTTTGATTTTCCTCTTGACGCGTTCGAGTTGATTTTGGCTCGATAATTCATGGCATGCAAAACAGACCCTGCCATTGGAATGCATTATGACTGCTGTTGGATAGTTTATTATCAATTTCGTCTGTACGCCTTTCAAGAACCTATGCCTCTTCGGGAAGTATCGCAGACAGTACTAACGTACATTACACAACATAGTGTGTTGCGTAGTGCCTGATACAGCGATATGGTTCCTCGGCGGCCATTGCCGTTGTTTACGTGGGAATCGTCGTCCGGCTGCCGCATGTCTGAAAGCGATGACGTCTCGTCCGTCTCCTCTTCCCGCTTGATCAAGTGTTCATTCGACCACTCAATAGCTTTTACAGTTTACATAGTTGTCAACTGCCCATCACGTCCTTATTTCGCCGcatctcctttttccatACCCCATCTCTCAAACGCCCTATGAGTGCCTCACAAACACCCACGCTTCCTCCTTCAAAGCCTTCCTCTCCAGCTCCCGTCTATCGTCGGACACCTCTGAAAATCGGATGTGTTCAATACGACGTCAAGGTGAGTTTACAAATATGTATCTAATCAAACTACACACCCTGACGAATTATATGTTAACTGTGTGGATACAGCTTGGGAGGGTGAAGGAGAATGCTGCCAAAGTTGAAGAGCTTACGAAATGGTACATCCTGTCTCCCTACTCCATCACCTCGCCAGGTTTAGCTTATCAATCATGcggttgaaggatgaaacCAGGTCACGTAGACCTTCTTGTCTTACCAGAGATGTGTCTTTCTGGCTACGTCTTCAACAGCCCCATCTCGATTTTGCCATACCTCGAAGCTCCTCGAATCGGACCCACATCGCTCCTTGCGAGGGCATTAGCTACGAGACTAGAATGTCATGTTATTGCTGGGTACCCTGAATTAatcccctcctcctcctcgccctcttcttccccaacCGTTACAACCGACACAGCTCCAAAAGAAATGGAAGGCGAAGCTCTGGGTGTAGGGTACAACTCGGCGGTAATAGTCTCCCCTACTGGGGAAGTGGTGGGTAACTATAGAAAGACGTTCAGGTTCGAGACGGATAAGACTTGGGCAAGGGAGGGAGATGGGTTTCAGTATTTTGATTTATCCGAACCGTTGGGAAGGGTCGCACTCGGGATTTGTATGGGTGAGTCTTTTGTCTTACCAATTTTTTCGTCCTGTTTAGGTCAAGCTGACCACTTTCACTCAAAACAGATCTCAATCCCAAGGATTTTATCGGTAAGCCCCATTCCTTTTCCCTGATCACTCTACCCTCTTTTCAAAATCTGACAACCACTCTTTTGCCAAATGTAGCACCATGGGACGCATTCGAGCTCGCCAACTTTTGTCGAGACAATGCGGTCGACATGCTCGTCATGCCCATGAACTGGCTCTCCCCGCCCGCCGAACCTCCCATTACCACCCCAGCATTCGGTGAGGAACCCCCGCACCCAGTGGAACCGCCTGAAGACCCAGAAGCACCATCAGAAGCAAACTTGAATTACTGGGCGGCGAGGCTCGTGCCACTACATGATCCTACACCTCGATACTCTACGGCTCCTTCTACATCTACGTCTACCCCTATTCCTGGGTCTGGACCTAAATCAGGGATGGGAGGCGAAGGAAAGGAAGTTGTGTTTGTGGCGTGTAACAGAattggagaggaagaaggtaaGGCAGTCCCAATCACATTTTGCGGAAGATTATAGATCATCACTGACAAGATCCTTATAGGGACAAAATTTATAGGAACAAGCTGTGTCATGACTATTTCTAGCACACCTTCCCGAATCGAATTAGTAGAATGCTGTAATATCTCGGAGGAGAGGGTTATGATTGCGACTGTCTAATGTTTTCACGTTATTTCAAGGCTGGTATGTAGGCGGACGAAGTAAAGGGTATTGTATAAGAGATTCAGATGCTAAATCGAATATACGGACGTCGGAAAATGCAACATTTGAGATGGAAGTAAGTATGCGAAGCGTGCACGAGTAAGGTCATGACCTATAGTTGCTCGTCGCCCAAGGTTTCGAGACAGTAAAAAAGTCAAATGAGGTCTCACGCTTTACTTGTTCCAACGATGTCAAGGGGTTTCGAGAGATTGATGGCGATTCGTCTACTCATGCAAAATGCATTTCTGTCCCATTTTGGTTCCCAAAAAGCTGCCCAGCTTCTATACTTTTCTACTCCAATCCCATTCTGAATCCCACCCCTCCGTCCGTCCGCTCTTCCACAGCGTTTCAGTTCCGTTCCCATCCACTTAgttcttcttgctttcCAAGATACTGCTGATACTGGCCCAGACCAACTTGGGGCTCTGAGCGGCATCGACAGGGGTCCAAACACCGGTACCCTTGTAGTAATCAACAACAGGGCCAGTCTGGGCGTGATAAGTGTCCAATCGCTTCCTGAGGGTACCGACGTTGTCGTCGGAACGTTGGATGAGGGGCTCGCCGGTGATGTCGTCGGTCATGGGCTTCTTAGGGGGGTTGACTGTAAGAAGTAGGGTGGACCGTTAGTGAAATGCGTGGTgtagagatggaggaagggaagaaagggagacGTACATTCCTTGTGGTAACTCCTACCGCTCGCGGGGTGGATCAATCGACCAGTGATTCGGGAGATCAACAAGGCGTCGGGGATCTTGAGCTCGATAGCGTGGTCGATGGCTTGTTTGCGTTCGGCAAGCATGGCGTCGAGCTTGGAAGCCTGGGGGACGGTACGGGGGAAACCGTCAAGGATGAAACTTGTTGGATAGATAGTCAGCGCATGACCGGCGTTGAACGCAAGGGATGAGACATTGGAAATTAAACGCAAAGGGGAGGATATATAATTCCTGTGGGCTTGAAAAACGACTGGTATTGGCTCCAACATTGCTGTTCTCGCGCTAACGCCACATCCATCATAACCAAGCTAACGGCTAAGTCTCGGCGCCAAGGCTTGACATCCACCACCGCTCCATCCAAAACGACATGAAAGTAAGAGACCCAACTCACCCGTTCTTGCACTCGGTGTTCTTGTCCAACTCCTGCCTGATCATGCCAACCATGATCTCGTCGGAAACCAAACCACCCTGGTCCATAATCTGCTTGGCAGCCCTACCCAACTCGGTCTGCTTGGCGACCTGCTCCCTCAACATGTCACCGGTAGCGAGGTGGCAGATGCAGTACTTGCTGGAGATGTTGGGCGCTTGAGTACCCTTACCAGCACCGGGAGGGCCGATGAGGACCATCCGGGGGGGCTGGctagaggaagaaggagagagggCGGCGGTGACGGAGGAGATGGTATTGGAGACGGAGGTGGCGGTGGACTTTTCGAGTTGAGAGATCTTATCTTGGAGCTGGGCGCAAAAGCATCAGTAAGAGATTGAAAGATGTGCGGTGGAAAGAGGCAGGACGGACCTGAGAGACAAGGCTCTTCAAGTATTCGACTTCAGAGTTGCCAGACATTGTGACTATTTTGTTGTGGCTGAAAGCGCTGAGAGGTGAGTGATATGGGGC
Proteins encoded in this window:
- a CDS encoding adenylate kinase, whose product is MSGNSEVEYLKSLVSQLQDKISQLEKSTATSVSNTISSVTAALSPSSSSQPPRMVLIGPPGAGKGTQAPNISSKYCICHLATGDMLREQVAKQTELGRAAKQIMDQGGLVSDEIMVGMIRQELDKNTECKNGFILDGFPRTVPQASKLDAMLAERKQAIDHAIELKIPDALLISRITGRLIHPASGRSYHKEFNPPKKPMTDDITGEPLIQRSDDNVGTLRKRLDTYHAQTGPVVDYYKGTGVWTPVDAAQSPKLVWASISSILESKKN